One part of the Arachidicoccus terrestris genome encodes these proteins:
- a CDS encoding NAD(P)/FAD-dependent oxidoreductase — MKDMDCIIVGQGIAGTLLSFELMQAGFSVLVVDSDKPYGASRVASGVINPVTGRRVVETWKIDHLLPLAADTYDRISKFLGLPSITRMIDVLSVHNSEQMRQAYEKRIKEESNYILEVEGTGQYELFFKLPYGLHAIHPVLLVDLQTLLSAYRDYLIEQDLLLNIPFDWSRLQLSKKEDEPIFYNSDDGIQLKAKWLIAAEGTGVVHNPYFKELAFRYNKGEALIISAPQLPRSHIYKLRYSIVPWGEKDLFWVGSTYQWTFDNASPSASFKESVISFLDKELLVPYKVLDHMASIRPASVNRRPFAGFHSIYSRLGILNGLGAKGCSLAPYLAMAWKDHLLRGRPFDAEVILDNNR; from the coding sequence ATGAAAGACATGGATTGTATTATAGTGGGGCAGGGAATCGCAGGAACTCTATTGAGTTTTGAATTGATGCAGGCAGGCTTTTCTGTACTGGTCGTAGATTCAGACAAGCCTTATGGGGCCAGCCGCGTGGCCAGTGGAGTTATCAATCCGGTGACAGGGCGAAGGGTTGTGGAAACATGGAAAATAGACCATCTTTTGCCCTTGGCCGCTGATACTTATGACCGGATCAGTAAGTTCCTCGGCTTACCTTCTATCACAAGAATGATAGATGTCCTTTCGGTTCATAATAGTGAGCAGATGCGGCAGGCGTATGAGAAACGCATTAAGGAAGAAAGTAATTATATCCTTGAAGTGGAAGGTACCGGACAGTATGAGTTATTTTTTAAGCTACCATATGGTTTGCATGCGATTCATCCTGTTTTATTAGTTGACCTGCAAACATTGTTGTCTGCTTATAGGGACTATCTTATTGAACAGGATCTTTTATTGAACATCCCCTTTGATTGGAGTCGGTTGCAATTGTCAAAAAAAGAAGACGAGCCGATTTTTTATAACAGTGACGATGGCATACAACTAAAAGCAAAATGGCTGATTGCCGCTGAAGGAACCGGAGTGGTGCATAATCCATATTTTAAGGAGCTGGCTTTTAGGTATAATAAAGGTGAAGCTCTGATTATTTCAGCGCCACAACTGCCAAGGTCACATATTTATAAATTGCGATATAGTATAGTGCCCTGGGGAGAGAAGGACCTTTTTTGGGTGGGTTCGACGTATCAGTGGACCTTTGATAATGCATCGCCCTCAGCTTCCTTTAAAGAATCGGTGATCAGTTTTTTAGATAAAGAACTTTTAGTACCTTATAAGGTGTTGGATCACATGGCTTCTATTAGGCCGGCCAGTGTGAACAGAAGGCCGTTTGCCGGTTTTCACAGTATATATTCCCGACTAGGTATTCTCAATGGACTGGGGGCCAAAGGGTGCTCACTGGCCCCATATCTGGCAATGGCCTGGAAGGATCATTTGTTGAGGGGCAGGCCTTTTGATGCTGAAGTCATCCTTGACAACAATCGGTAA
- a CDS encoding Ppx/GppA phosphatase family protein has product MVLAAIDIGSNASRLLIADVKGKGKHLEFNKMNLVRVPLRLGLDVFKLSKIGPKREAMLINTMQAYRHLMDAYGVEQFRACATSAMRDAKNSRDIIEDVHQRSGISIEIISGEEEASLVFKNHIAESLSNQHAYLYIDVGGGSTELNFYVKGRQVFKKSVNLGTIRLLEGQWGDKDWAELKTLIQEKTQCDLPITAIGSGGNINKVFSLSKTKEGRPLSIRTLKNYYKHFETLSIAERMRQYKIREDRADVIVPALQIYIQIMRWTGAQEIYVPKIGVADGLIRELYSKISK; this is encoded by the coding sequence ATGGTTCTAGCCGCGATTGATATAGGAAGTAACGCCTCACGTCTGCTGATCGCCGATGTCAAAGGCAAAGGAAAACATTTGGAATTTAATAAAATGAACCTTGTCCGCGTCCCCTTACGATTGGGTTTGGACGTCTTCAAACTATCAAAAATCGGCCCTAAAAGGGAAGCAATGCTCATCAATACCATGCAGGCATACCGACATCTGATGGATGCCTATGGTGTGGAGCAGTTCAGAGCCTGTGCGACCAGCGCCATGAGAGACGCTAAAAACAGCCGGGATATTATTGAAGACGTGCATCAGCGATCCGGAATTTCTATAGAAATCATCTCGGGTGAAGAAGAAGCTTCGCTGGTTTTTAAAAACCATATTGCGGAATCGCTAAGCAATCAACATGCCTACCTATACATTGACGTGGGTGGAGGCAGTACCGAACTCAATTTCTATGTAAAAGGCAGACAAGTTTTTAAAAAATCTGTCAATTTGGGTACGATACGCCTCCTGGAAGGCCAGTGGGGAGATAAAGACTGGGCTGAACTCAAAACATTGATTCAGGAGAAAACCCAATGCGATTTGCCAATCACCGCTATTGGTTCCGGTGGTAATATTAATAAAGTGTTTTCATTGAGTAAAACAAAGGAGGGAAGGCCCCTGTCTATACGTACCCTTAAAAACTATTATAAACACTTTGAAACGTTGAGCATCGCTGAACGAATGCGACAATACAAAATAAGAGAAGATCGTGCGGATGTAATTGTACCCGCCCTTCAGATCTATATTCAAATCATGCGCTGGACTGGCGCTCAAGAGATCTATGTACCCAAAATCGGCGTCGCAGATGGTCTGATCCGTGAGCTGTATTCTAAAATCAGCAAATAA
- the ppk1 gene encoding polyphosphate kinase 1, whose translation MKTIQNIPRDISWLSFNERVLQEASDPTVPLPERIKFLAIHSSNLEEFFRVRVAALKRMVLLKGKKANFYFEEQPEAILERIQTIVLRQQNEFNTVWQGIVQEMAENKFFLKDASSLSTRQKSFVRNYFDQEVASSVIPLLVEDLPALPYLRDKSLFLGVVMHKKNDPSDHKLALIEIPSDIHGRFLQLPSRSTERHIILLEDVIRFNLPYIFSFFDYDQFEAYIFKITKDAEFDIDNDLSTTLVQQIKKGLKNRRKGKAVRFIYDKQMHTGLLQFLIKHLHLSQKDNILPGEKIHNFRDFMALPDLFPIKTTRNQPPFVHPDVAGKRRVTDVLLKKDILLSPPYHSYVTVIDLLREAAMDPDVESIQITAYRLASNSKIVNALINAVRNGKDVTVMIELRARFNEQANLEWKDRLEEEGVKTLIGITDKKVHAKVCLIKKRIQKKTVSYGFIATGNLNEKTARIYGDHYLLTANSAIMADIGRIFKYLEAPEHTSEAHLHKCKHLVIAPTGMREHFISRIDYEIAAAKAGKKSGIILKLNSLSDDILIRKLYEAAHAGVPVQMIIRSICCANTHFKKFKQDMFAISIVDEYLEHARVMIFHHGGKHTTYISSADWMVRNLQHRLEVAVKIQDPAIKKTLREILQIQLSDNVKARILDGLLENKYIHRGNKEKEIRSQTKIYTYLQDTLPPESKQLSKASRSKPAIKSVAKVKPIPKTGTKIASLKLVNGTNK comes from the coding sequence ATGAAAACCATTCAGAACATTCCACGTGATATAAGCTGGCTCAGTTTTAATGAACGCGTTTTACAAGAGGCTAGCGACCCTACAGTGCCATTACCAGAACGAATTAAATTTCTGGCCATCCATTCCAGCAATCTTGAGGAGTTTTTCCGGGTCCGGGTAGCAGCACTTAAACGCATGGTTTTGCTTAAAGGGAAAAAAGCGAACTTTTACTTCGAGGAGCAACCGGAGGCAATCCTGGAAAGAATCCAGACGATCGTACTCAGGCAACAAAATGAATTCAATACAGTCTGGCAAGGCATCGTCCAGGAAATGGCTGAGAATAAATTTTTTCTAAAAGATGCCAGTTCTCTGTCTACCCGTCAAAAGAGTTTTGTCAGAAACTATTTTGATCAGGAAGTTGCCTCCAGTGTTATACCACTTTTAGTTGAAGACTTGCCAGCTCTGCCCTATCTAAGAGATAAAAGCCTGTTCTTGGGTGTGGTTATGCATAAAAAGAATGATCCATCCGACCATAAACTCGCTCTCATTGAAATCCCGTCTGACATTCATGGAAGATTCCTCCAGCTTCCCTCAAGGTCTACTGAACGGCATATAATCCTGTTGGAAGATGTGATACGATTTAATTTACCGTATATTTTTTCCTTCTTTGACTATGACCAGTTTGAAGCGTATATCTTCAAAATTACAAAGGATGCAGAATTTGATATTGATAATGATTTGTCGACTACGCTGGTTCAGCAGATCAAAAAGGGTCTAAAAAACAGGCGTAAAGGAAAAGCGGTCCGTTTCATCTATGACAAACAGATGCATACAGGGCTGCTACAATTTCTTATTAAACATCTGCATCTGAGCCAGAAAGACAATATCTTACCAGGAGAAAAGATTCATAATTTCCGTGATTTTATGGCGCTACCTGATTTATTTCCTATCAAAACAACCAGGAACCAACCTCCATTTGTTCATCCGGATGTTGCCGGTAAAAGAAGGGTGACCGATGTCCTGCTCAAAAAAGATATTTTATTAAGCCCGCCCTATCACAGCTATGTAACGGTAATTGATTTGCTCCGGGAGGCCGCTATGGATCCGGATGTAGAGAGCATTCAGATAACGGCCTACAGGTTGGCATCTAATTCCAAGATCGTCAATGCGCTGATCAATGCTGTCCGTAATGGAAAAGATGTAACCGTTATGATAGAACTCCGGGCGAGGTTCAATGAACAGGCCAATCTGGAATGGAAGGACCGCCTGGAAGAAGAAGGTGTCAAAACTTTAATTGGCATTACGGACAAAAAAGTTCACGCAAAAGTCTGTCTGATCAAAAAACGGATTCAGAAAAAAACCGTCAGTTATGGTTTCATTGCAACTGGCAACCTTAATGAAAAAACCGCAAGAATCTATGGAGATCATTATCTGCTGACCGCCAACTCAGCCATCATGGCTGATATCGGGCGCATTTTTAAATACCTGGAAGCGCCGGAGCACACTAGCGAAGCCCATCTTCACAAATGCAAACATCTGGTAATAGCCCCTACCGGAATGCGGGAACATTTTATCAGCCGCATCGACTACGAGATCGCTGCCGCAAAAGCTGGAAAAAAATCAGGAATCATTCTAAAACTAAATTCTCTCAGTGACGATATTCTTATCCGGAAATTGTATGAAGCAGCACACGCAGGTGTACCCGTACAGATGATCATAAGGAGTATATGCTGTGCAAACACTCATTTTAAGAAGTTTAAACAAGATATGTTTGCCATCAGTATTGTCGATGAATACCTGGAACATGCCAGAGTAATGATCTTCCATCATGGCGGCAAGCACACCACATATATATCTTCTGCGGACTGGATGGTCCGAAATTTACAACATCGGCTAGAAGTAGCCGTAAAGATACAGGATCCCGCCATCAAAAAAACACTCCGGGAAATCCTCCAAATCCAGTTAAGCGATAATGTCAAAGCAAGAATTTTGGATGGTTTGCTGGAAAACAAGTATATTCATAGGGGCAATAAAGAAAAGGAGATAAGGTCTCAAACAAAGATCTATACATACTTGCAGGATACATTGCCACCGGAATCCAAACAGCTCTCAAAGGCGTCTCGTTCTAAGCCGGCAATAAAATCTGTGGCAAAAGTGAAGCCCATACCAAAAACAGGCACGAAAATAGCGTCATTAAAATTAGTAAACGGAACAAATAAATAG